One segment of Vibrio gazogenes DNA contains the following:
- a CDS encoding MFS transporter — MDEATMNETSTQVLNNNIVNTPQTEKITTSEKFGYGLGDAGGTIITGLIGNFLTFFYTDIFGLTPAIVGILFMTLRIFDAVTDPLMGIVADRTHSKYGRFRPWQLWIALPIGIVGILTFTVPEISYNLKVMYAFVTYMLLSICYTAINVPYCALINTMTTDHKEVISCQSWRFVLTGGAGVLVSVGLPWFVGQFDSNQQALGYQYGVSILCVIAIVMFLWCFTTVRERTPIESLGKVSLKEHLKSIKQNDQLMLMLIMSFLLITIFNTRGGAYMYFINYVLGGTSSYTSLFFAMVTAGLVIGPILVNYLTKHIDPKTLYLYTNVLLGFYSLTMFYIPANDTTQNLWLVVILCYSVLLGFTLPLHFSLMAFADDYGQWKTGVRSSGLNFAFNLFCIKLAWASSAVIISAILVWVAYQPGIENQTEASVSGITSLESMIPAVIHFALAYMIAKTKLDNQLMVRISADLKKQMA, encoded by the coding sequence ATGGATGAAGCAACCATGAACGAGACAAGTACCCAAGTGTTGAACAACAATATAGTCAACACACCTCAAACAGAAAAAATAACCACCAGTGAAAAATTCGGATATGGTCTGGGCGATGCCGGAGGCACAATTATTACGGGCTTAATCGGAAACTTTTTAACTTTTTTCTACACCGATATCTTTGGATTAACGCCCGCGATTGTGGGTATCCTTTTTATGACACTCCGTATTTTTGATGCCGTCACCGATCCTTTGATGGGGATTGTGGCCGATAGAACACATAGCAAATATGGGCGCTTTAGACCTTGGCAGCTATGGATTGCTCTCCCCATCGGGATCGTCGGAATTCTTACCTTTACGGTGCCGGAAATCAGCTACAACCTTAAGGTGATGTACGCTTTCGTCACCTATATGCTGTTGTCAATTTGTTATACCGCAATTAACGTCCCTTATTGCGCACTCATCAATACGATGACCACCGATCACAAAGAAGTCATTTCATGTCAGAGCTGGAGATTCGTTCTCACTGGCGGAGCCGGTGTTCTCGTCTCGGTTGGTCTGCCATGGTTTGTCGGCCAGTTTGATTCAAACCAACAAGCACTGGGTTATCAATATGGCGTTAGCATTTTGTGCGTAATCGCTATCGTGATGTTTTTGTGGTGTTTTACGACCGTTAGAGAGCGAACACCGATTGAATCTCTGGGAAAGGTTTCCCTCAAAGAGCATTTAAAAAGTATCAAGCAAAACGATCAACTCATGCTGATGCTCATCATGTCATTTTTGCTCATCACTATTTTTAACACTCGTGGTGGTGCGTACATGTACTTTATCAACTACGTCTTGGGCGGCACTTCCAGCTATACATCGCTATTTTTTGCCATGGTCACTGCGGGGTTAGTGATTGGACCGATATTGGTGAACTACCTAACGAAGCACATTGACCCTAAAACACTGTACTTATACACCAATGTACTTCTTGGTTTTTATTCTTTGACCATGTTCTACATCCCTGCGAATGATACAACCCAGAACCTATGGTTGGTCGTCATTTTGTGCTACAGCGTCCTGCTCGGTTTTACGCTGCCTTTACACTTCTCATTAATGGCATTTGCCGACGATTATGGGCAGTGGAAAACCGGGGTTCGTTCTTCCGGGTTGAATTTCGCCTTCAACTTATTCTGTATCAAACTGGCGTGGGCATCGAGTGCCGTCATTATCAGCGCGATTCTTGTTTGGGTTGCCTATCAGCCGGGAATAGAAAACCAAACTGAAGCCTCTGTATCGGGCATTACATCCCTAGAAAGTATGATTCCTGCAGTCATTCACTTCGCATTAGCGTACATGATTGCCAAAACCAAGCTAGACAACCAGCTAATGGTGCGCATTAGCGCTGATCTAAAGAAACAAATGGCGTAA
- a CDS encoding helix-turn-helix transcriptional regulator, producing MANIYHDVPVEIENGGLFISNGSGRHPRRIIDSFELIFVQRGTLSIQENDQQYQLGAGQCLLLYPHCEHMGIEDYPDDLKFYWVHFRLSRHSKDSASQHFIHLPKLGRVDDGSKVTSLFNLLLNEQELVGDRLSLNLLLMMIIGKAGNKNANESEPKPVNLAYNARSIIKQFYREPITPSWVAQRLRCNVDYLGRVYKQTFGTTLTEAIQTQKIHAAKQALTDATHPIQFIARGVGYQDVGYFRRVFLKYVGMTPSNFRKLHTIRTVNSE from the coding sequence ATGGCAAATATATATCACGATGTTCCTGTAGAGATAGAGAATGGCGGCTTGTTCATCTCTAATGGAAGTGGCAGGCATCCAAGAAGAATTATTGACTCTTTTGAACTCATTTTTGTGCAACGTGGGACGTTATCGATTCAAGAAAATGATCAGCAGTACCAGCTTGGTGCCGGTCAATGTTTACTGCTTTATCCGCACTGTGAACATATGGGGATTGAGGATTATCCAGATGATTTAAAGTTTTACTGGGTTCACTTTCGCTTGTCGCGCCATAGTAAAGATTCGGCCTCTCAGCATTTCATTCACTTACCAAAGTTGGGGCGTGTTGACGATGGCTCAAAAGTGACCTCGTTGTTTAATTTGTTATTAAACGAACAAGAATTGGTAGGCGACAGGCTGTCATTAAACCTGCTGCTGATGATGATTATTGGTAAAGCAGGCAATAAGAATGCAAATGAGTCTGAGCCCAAGCCAGTCAATTTAGCATACAACGCACGTTCCATTATCAAACAGTTCTATCGAGAACCAATTACCCCATCATGGGTAGCTCAGCGCTTGCGGTGTAATGTGGACTATTTAGGTCGGGTCTATAAACAAACTTTTGGAACCACATTGACAGAAGCCATCCAGACACAAAAGATTCATGCTGCAAAACAAGCTTTAACGGACGCGACCCACCCTATCCAGTTTATCGCTCGCGGCGTTGGCTACCAAGATGTTGGCTACTTTAGACGCGTATTTCTTAAGTATGTTGGCATGACCCCTTCGAATTTCCGAAAACTACATACGATTCGAACGGTGAACTCTGAGTAG